The following are encoded together in the Juglans microcarpa x Juglans regia isolate MS1-56 chromosome 2D, Jm3101_v1.0, whole genome shotgun sequence genome:
- the LOC121248748 gene encoding uncharacterized protein LOC121248748 — MSSTSRAIVAASLGVVEAMKDQMGICRWNYIIRSAQQNTKNHLRSLSQAKNLSSSTSAVVSSKVRDHQEKMKKSEESLRTVMYLSCWGPN; from the coding sequence ATGAGTTCAACAAGCAGAGCTATTGTAGCAGCCAGCTTAGGAGTCGTGGAGGCCATGAAAGACCAGATGGGCATCTGCAGATggaattatattataagatcaGCGCAGCAAAATACAAAGAACCATCTCCGGTCGTTATCTCAGGCAAAGAACCTCTCGTCTTCAACTTCTGCAGTGGTTTCAAGCAAAGTAAGAGATCATcaggagaaaatgaagaagtcaGAAGAGTCTTTGAGGACAGTCATGTACTTGAGCTGTTGGGGTCCCAATTGA